A single region of the Drosophila miranda strain MSH22 chromosome 2, D.miranda_PacBio2.1, whole genome shotgun sequence genome encodes:
- the LOC117187266 gene encoding myosin regulatory light chain sqh: MSSRKTAGRRATTKKRAQRATSNVFAMFDQAQIAEFKEAFNMIDQNRDGFVEKEDLHDMLASLGKNPTDDYLDGMMNEAPGPINFTMFLTLFGERLQGTDPEDVIKNAFGCFDEENMGVLPEDRLRELLTTMGDRFTDEDVDEMYREAPIKNGLFDYLEFTRILKHGAKDKDEQ; the protein is encoded by the exons ATGTCATCACGCAAAACCGCCGGTCGCCGTGCCACCACCAAAAAGCGCGCCCAGCGCGCCACCTCCAATGTCTTTGCAATGTTCGATCAGGCCCAGATCGCCGAATTCAAGGAGGCCTTCAACATGATCGACCAGAATCGCGATGGCTTCGTGGAGAAGGAGGATCTGCACGATATGCTTGCCTCGCTGGGCAAGAACCCCACCGATGACTACTTGGATGGGATGATGAACGAGGCACCCGGACCGATCAACTTCACCATGTTCCTCACTCTGTTCGGTGAACGGCTGCAGGGCACCGATCCCGAGGATGTGATCAAGAATGCCTTTGGCTGCTTCGACGAGGAGAACATGGGTGTTCTGCCCGAGGATAGGCTACGCGAGCTGCTCACCACAATGGGCGATCGATTCACAGACGAAGAT GTGGACGAGATGTATCGGGAGGCGCCGATCAAGAATGGGCTGTTCGATTACCTCGAGTTCACGCGCATACTCAAGCACGGTGCCAAGGACAAGGATGAGCAGTAA